The following are from one region of the Thermoproteus uzoniensis 768-20 genome:
- a CDS encoding sodium:calcium antiporter encodes MISVVEIIGGMALTIAAGLLVEQLVYYFSARTGRSTAGVAMIVAPVITSSPELAVFLIALLQGKADVAWGSIVAQPFMASTIIYPVVLVVSAIFWALRRRSTPVPHVHRRVALPLLAFTIPLVPILFLHPERYGLYGRLYGALILAAYFAYAGRALGGKAEAGESPRLYLRNPVLQTAASVAAMYLGGEWLVGGITGLGASLGLDETALAVVLVPVATVLPESIAGLVFVARGKDDEGVGVIVGEKALYGTFYPGLAMALGIYTLEPAAATALIIAVVISLLEAAAVWRGYFGLTAPLGLAGYVWYLHHL; translated from the coding sequence GTGATCTCGGTTGTCGAGATTATCGGCGGCATGGCCCTAACTATCGCGGCCGGGTTGCTGGTCGAGCAACTTGTTTATTACTTCAGCGCGAGGACAGGCCGCTCCACCGCGGGCGTGGCCATGATAGTGGCGCCGGTCATAACGTCGAGTCCCGAGCTGGCGGTCTTCCTAATAGCGCTACTGCAAGGCAAGGCCGACGTGGCTTGGGGCTCCATCGTGGCCCAGCCCTTCATGGCCTCCACCATTATATATCCTGTCGTCCTCGTCGTCTCTGCAATCTTCTGGGCGTTGAGGAGGAGATCCACGCCGGTACCGCACGTACATAGACGCGTGGCGTTGCCGCTTTTGGCTTTCACGATTCCGCTTGTGCCTATATTGTTCCTGCACCCGGAGAGGTACGGCCTATACGGCAGGCTGTACGGGGCGCTCATCCTCGCGGCGTATTTCGCATATGCCGGGCGCGCATTGGGCGGAAAGGCCGAGGCGGGCGAGAGCCCGCGCCTCTATCTCAGGAACCCCGTCTTGCAGACGGCCGCCTCTGTGGCGGCCATGTATCTGGGCGGCGAGTGGCTCGTCGGAGGCATAACGGGGCTGGGCGCCTCGCTGGGGCTGGACGAAACGGCGTTGGCCGTGGTGCTCGTGCCCGTGGCGACCGTTCTGCCCGAGTCGATAGCTGGGCTCGTCTTCGTGGCGAGAGGGAAGGACGACGAGGGCGTCGGGGTCATAGTCGGCGAGAAGGCTCTCTACGGCACGTTCTACCCCGGCCTGGCTATGGCCTTGGGCATCTACACGCTGGAGCCTGCGGCGGCCACGGCGTTGATAATAGCGGTGGTGATATCGTTATTGGAGGCCGCCGCCGTATGGCGCGGCTACTTCGGACTGACGGCCCCGCTTGGACTGGCCGGCTATGTCTGGTACCTACACCACCTCTAG